The genomic interval atcatttttaaagattttatttgtttatttggttagttatttgacaaagagagagagagagcacaagcagggggaacaggagagggagaagcaggcttcccactgagcagggagcccgctgcagtgcagggcttgatccccaggccctgggattatgacctgagctgaaggcagatgcttaaccgacagagccaaccaggtgctcctcACATGAGTTTTCAAttagcagagagaaggaagtaaaatatCTCAAGTGTGGGGGAGAAAATCATGGGCTGGGGCTTGAGGAATCTGATTACCCTTGATTATGTCCTATCTCTTCTTACTCTATAGGAGTTAGAGCAGAAGATGTGAAGGGACTCTTACCTCTGATGATCCTAATGGTGGTcatttttctgctgcttctgtTCTGGGAGAATGAGCTgaatgagaaaggagaggggcCAACCATGGAGCAGCTGCATGTAGACTACCCTCAGAGTGACATTCCCATACGGTACTGCAACCACATGGTCTTGCAAAGAGTCATCAGGGGACCTGACAACACCTGCAAGAAGGAGCACGTTTTCATCCACGAGAGGCCTAGAAATATCAACAAGGTCTGCACCTCTTCCAAGAAGAGGATTTGTCAGAACCATTCTTCCATTTTATGTTACCAGAGCATGACCAAGTTCAAAATGACTGTGTGTGGGCTCATTGGAGGCACTAGATATCCTGCCTGCAGGTACAGCGTATCCTCCATAAAGGGGTTCATCATGGTCACTTGTGATGACATGGGGCCAGTTAGTCTCCAGAGGTATGTTGAGTAAGTTGAGAGCAGCACCTGGgatcctctcttctctctcagggGTACTTGCTGTCCTCGAGGCACACCTGAACTGTGGACCTGGGGTAATGCCTTGAGCGAACTGGGTAGCCGTTAGTAATTCATTTATCCTTCCCTTATTGCTGAGCTGGAATCTTTTTATTctgctttaataataaaaaaactctACTGAATTAAATCATAAACTCTgcatgtgttttaatttcttgtcCCGTTTCTTTGGGTCATTTGTTGAGAGCcaaaagtgaatctgaggcagAACTGAGATTAGAGCAAGGCATCTTTAGAATTAGAaggcaaggggagagagaatgaaaaggaaaatcccCTTATTCCGGGGATTTGATTAAGTCCTGTTCTTCTCTGAGCATGAGTCCCCACACCTGGGAAGTGAGGGGCTTGGACTAGCTAGGTTCAAAATTTAAGGGGCACCCCAAATCCCAATAATCTAGATAcacaaatttaagaaattaatgcAGAAATCTCTGGTGAATAAAATATCTAAGTTTTAAGTCAAGATCCAGTCTGACGGGGTTGGAGTTAGGGTGTTAGTGAAATGTGCCAGTACAGGGTCAGATTCTTGATCAGATGTTATTTTGcattaaattaagatttttaactattgcattaaaatgttatttatcttgATTACGGGGCTTTTTGGTAGCCTCCTTAAGTTTTGTACCTGGAGTTGAGTGTCTCCTCTCATCACGTTGTACTCCCACACTTGATCCTAGGTGTCGAGGCACTTGGAGTAGTCAGTTAGGGACTTCTCTAAAGACGGCACATGTAATTCAAACTGCACCTGTTTCCATTCAGCAGCTGCCTCTGTGccttgaaagaaagggaaagggagatcGATCGGAAGGATTGCCTGACTGGTCAGAAACCATATCCCTTAAAGACTGGAGAGTAGCAAATCAGAATTTCTAGGACGGGATTGAGACTCTCAGAGCTCTGTGCCCCTCCTCTTGCATCCctggaaggaacagagaactTGCATCCAGACTCCTACCTTGTTTCCCTTTTTAGATCTTACAGCTGAGCTGGTTGTTTAGCTCTACCACATCCAGCTGTGGGCAGGGCATCTTTAGAATTAGAAGGCGAggggagagaatgaaaagaaggagaGGCTCCTTATTCCGGGGATTTGATTAAGTCCTGTTCTTCTCTGAGCATGAGTCCCCACACCTGGGAAGTGAGGGGCTTGGACTAGCTAGTCTTTGAGGTTTCCAGGCCTGTTACTCCACAATTCCATCTCTcctttttggaggggagggttaGTACAGAGGAGTAGCGAGAAACAAGGGGTAACTGGCAGCTAAGCGCCAGATTATGGGGTCATTGATTCTGAGCTATGACATTTCCATCCTGTGAGAGTCAGAAACACAGTGACCTAGAGCGGACACAGGCAATGCACAAGATTTAGAGGGCCCTTTCTGTTCTTATCTTTTCAGTCGAGAGACTTCAACTATTGCATTATTTATATGGACTTAGTTCAAGGTCAGATCAGAAAAGGAGGTACACCTATGCTAGTTGTTAACTCTGTCTTTTGCAAGCATCAAGTTCTAACTGATTGATTCAGTTCACAGAGAGAGGACATTTACAGTTGCAAGTAAAGGACACTTTGCATCCTTGTAAGTAGGCAAGGCTTGCTCAAGACCCATTTCTCCAGGGAAGTCCCACTGTCATTGCTGTCTTCATGGACGTTTGGATGTCACCAAAGAAGCTGAGCAGGATCAAGTGGTCCCTAGCATATGACCTATAGCCCCATCATTTCTTGGGCAAAATTTTGAAGTAGCTGAAATGAGTCTTTAAAGTCTCTATTTCTATGTTCTGAATTCTGATTCCTTTTCCTGGACCTCTCACTAGGCtttattgtctcttttttccttcccgctgctttttctttccttcctccctcaacCTCCCTCCTTCTAAGTAGAAACAATAACTTGCAGATAAATGCATTCCCACCAAGGTGTGAGTAACTGAGACTCTCCAGTGGAATTTattctcagaatattttcattcaatAGGGATCAAGACCCAATTCAAATGAATTGCAATGTCTTAGACATTTGTAGTTcaagaaggtttttgtttttgtttttgttttttttaatggacacgTAGTAGTCCAAATCAAACCCAGGTAGCTGTGAATTCTatgcacttgaaaaaatgtttcagaaaaatagttCAGTGCAGAATCTCTGcactgttcttctttttcatttttctcctcattgtctttctgtttttctattatcATCTCACTACTGATGTTGACAGTAGaagatatttaggaaaaaaatctaaatgcttCTTCTCTATTCCCTTCAACTTGCAGCAAGTCTATGCTCAAGCCACACACATGAATACATCCATTAATTCCTGATCATCTATCAATAATCTAATCAACCCCAATTATTAAGGCTCATATATTCTTAGTACTGGGTCTTTGCTCTAATTTCAcacacagaacattttaaaatcaaatataaaaaaatacaagtccATTTGTGTTCATGTCAAATGAGTGGCATAAGAAGTGAATGattatatagaattatagaatCAATATgttgcacatctgaaactaacataatattgcctgtcaactatacttcaataataataaaagaaagaaatgagtgaTAAGAAGACCAGGGAAGTGAACAACGGATTTGGTAGGCTTAATTAGTGAAAAATGtgttaaagaaagaatatgaCTTAATTGGGCTTTGAAGGATTtcaaagaggcagaaaagagTAGGCTTCCAAGAAAGGACCAAAAATGGAGAGACAGAATAGGGCGTATTCAGAGAAGGGTGGGTCACGCTGATTTGCCTAGGACAGCTTTGTGTACCAAAATAATGGGAGAGAGCCCTGAGAAGCAGGTTGAGATTAGATCAAGAAGAGCCTTGACTAGGTGGCCTCAGGGGGTTAGAATACCTCCAGCAGGCAATGtgaatattttaaggtttttgaaaTAGTAATTTCAAGTGC from Mustela erminea isolate mMusErm1 chromosome 5, mMusErm1.Pri, whole genome shotgun sequence carries:
- the RNASE12 gene encoding probable inactive ribonuclease-like protein 12, which translates into the protein MILMVVIFLLLLFWENELNEKGEGPTMEQLHVDYPQSDIPIRYCNHMVLQRVIRGPDNTCKKEHVFIHERPRNINKVCTSSKKRICQNHSSILCYQSMTKFKMTVCGLIGGTRYPACRYSVSSIKGFIMVTCDDMGPVSLQRYVE